A single Calidifontibacter indicus DNA region contains:
- a CDS encoding MOSC domain-containing protein, with the protein MIKPRVAAVCRDELHRFSKAPVEAIELVADLGVRGDAHAGTLVQHRSRVHRDPNQPNLRQVHLVPSEVFETAERMGYTLAAGDLGENVLTSGVDLHALPVDTRLHLGDEAVVRLTGLRNPCVQINDFKPGLLKVVLSRADGTPTDEPAPSTASPEARTVQVIRRAGVMSVVERSGTVRAGDPITVELPDGAGVALGPV; encoded by the coding sequence ATGATTAAGCCTCGCGTGGCCGCCGTCTGCCGGGACGAGCTGCACCGCTTCTCCAAGGCGCCGGTGGAGGCGATCGAGTTGGTCGCCGACCTGGGGGTGCGAGGTGACGCGCACGCGGGAACCCTTGTGCAACACCGGTCCCGGGTGCATCGCGACCCGAACCAACCCAACCTGCGGCAGGTGCATCTCGTGCCCAGCGAGGTGTTCGAAACCGCCGAGCGCATGGGCTACACCCTGGCCGCGGGCGACCTCGGCGAGAACGTGCTGACCAGCGGTGTCGACCTGCATGCGCTCCCGGTCGACACCCGCCTGCACCTCGGCGACGAGGCCGTCGTGCGGCTCACCGGCCTGCGCAACCCGTGCGTGCAGATCAACGACTTCAAGCCGGGTCTGCTCAAAGTGGTGCTCTCCCGGGCCGACGGCACCCCGACCGACGAACCCGCCCCGTCGACGGCCTCACCCGAGGCGCGGACGGTGCAGGTCATTCGCCGGGCGGGCGTGATGTCGGTCGTCGAGCGGAGCGGGACGGTGCGAGCGGGTGACCCGATCACGGTCGAGCTGCCGGACGGCGCCGGGGTCGCGTTGGGTCCCGTCTGA
- the nadC gene encoding carboxylating nicotinate-nucleotide diphosphorylase has protein sequence MIDTQIGMEIDRIVRTALAEDLGQAGDLTTATTVPSDIQGSAHLVARQDGVVSGVRAAQHAFDLVDASLEVDWFVSDGATVAPGTRIATVTGSAASILTAERTALNLLGHLGGIATRTAGFVRLVDGTGARIADTRKTTPGLRALEKRAVADGGGVNHRFGLHDAILVKDNHIGLGGGLDKVLARLAEHTGHLVRVEVEVDTLDQLRELLAFDADRLGRRLPPVVHGVLLDNMTPDLIREAVGLIDDHPASLVIEVSGGVDETTVRGLAEAGAQIISIGALTHSVRTLDIGLDL, from the coding sequence ATGATCGACACTCAGATCGGGATGGAGATCGACCGCATCGTGCGCACGGCGCTTGCCGAAGACCTCGGCCAGGCCGGCGATCTCACCACCGCGACCACCGTGCCGTCCGACATCCAGGGCAGCGCGCACCTGGTCGCCCGTCAGGACGGTGTCGTCTCCGGGGTGCGCGCGGCGCAGCACGCCTTCGACCTGGTCGACGCCTCGCTGGAGGTCGACTGGTTCGTGTCAGACGGTGCGACGGTCGCGCCGGGCACGCGCATCGCGACGGTCACCGGGAGTGCCGCATCGATCCTCACGGCCGAACGCACCGCGCTGAACCTGCTCGGCCACCTCGGCGGCATCGCCACCCGCACCGCAGGGTTCGTGCGTCTCGTCGACGGCACGGGTGCCCGCATCGCCGACACCCGCAAGACCACGCCCGGGCTGCGCGCCCTGGAGAAGCGCGCGGTGGCCGACGGCGGTGGAGTGAACCACCGCTTCGGGTTGCACGACGCAATTCTGGTGAAGGACAACCACATCGGCCTCGGCGGCGGACTCGACAAGGTGCTCGCCCGCCTCGCCGAACACACCGGTCACCTGGTGCGAGTCGAGGTGGAGGTCGACACGCTCGACCAACTGCGTGAGTTGCTCGCCTTCGATGCCGACCGGCTCGGGCGCCGCCTCCCGCCGGTGGTGCACGGTGTGCTGCTCGACAACATGACGCCCGACCTCATCCGCGAGGCCGTCGGCCTGATCGACGACCACCCTGCATCGCTGGTCATCGAGGTCTCCGGTGGCGTCGACGAGACGACCGTGCGCGGGTTGGCCGAGGCGGGTGCGCAGATCATTTCGATCGGTGCCCTGACCCACAGCGTCCGGACGCTCGACATCGGCCTCGACCTGTAG
- a CDS encoding L-aspartate oxidase, which translates to MNKPVIIGSGLAGLTAAWALAPTECVLVTPGTLTDNAASMWAQGGIAAALADDDSPTLHAADTVRAGAFVGDTRTIRRITDAAPDVVALLADLGVPFDHTDDGRLDLALEGGHSRSRVAHAGDSSGAAITRTMAAAVRDLPSVHTLERHAARRLLTGADGAISGVEVIAPDGCALVLETDAVVLATGGMGALWPCTTNPATALGQGVAMAARVGARTDDLHLVQFHPTALDVPAFPNPLLTEALRGAGAILTADGERFVHELQPRDVVAAAVWEQLQAGRSVRLDCREIPCVATRFAAVAELCAAHGFDIVRDLLPVRPALHYSMGGVSVDAHARTSVPGLWAVGEVSRTGLHGANRLASNSLLEAVVTGRAAADSIRGADTRWTPQVLPVDPATVVPPSAGAAVDLGEVRAILGASCGVLRDGESLEGAVDRLAELRHDDAGYVAWLVARSALLHPHTVGAHRRIDEQLETAAAQEVPA; encoded by the coding sequence ATGAACAAGCCGGTCATCATCGGCTCGGGCCTCGCGGGCCTCACCGCGGCCTGGGCCCTGGCCCCCACCGAGTGCGTCCTGGTCACGCCGGGCACGCTCACCGACAACGCCGCGAGCATGTGGGCGCAGGGCGGCATCGCCGCGGCGCTGGCCGACGACGACTCCCCCACCCTGCACGCGGCAGACACCGTGCGCGCCGGCGCTTTCGTGGGCGACACCCGCACGATCCGCCGCATCACCGATGCCGCACCCGATGTCGTCGCGCTGCTCGCCGACCTCGGTGTGCCGTTCGACCACACCGACGACGGACGCCTCGACCTCGCCCTCGAGGGCGGCCACAGCCGCAGCCGGGTGGCGCACGCCGGCGACTCCTCCGGCGCTGCGATCACCCGGACGATGGCCGCCGCGGTCCGCGACCTGCCGAGCGTGCACACCCTGGAACGGCACGCGGCGCGCCGCCTGCTCACCGGCGCGGACGGCGCGATCAGCGGCGTGGAGGTCATCGCCCCCGACGGTTGCGCCCTGGTGCTCGAGACGGACGCCGTGGTGCTGGCGACCGGAGGCATGGGTGCGCTCTGGCCGTGCACGACCAACCCGGCCACCGCGCTCGGTCAGGGCGTTGCGATGGCCGCGCGTGTCGGCGCCCGCACCGATGACCTGCACCTCGTGCAGTTCCACCCGACCGCGCTCGACGTGCCCGCCTTCCCCAACCCGCTGCTGACCGAGGCGCTACGCGGCGCGGGAGCGATCCTGACCGCCGACGGTGAACGGTTCGTGCACGAACTCCAGCCGCGCGACGTCGTTGCCGCCGCGGTCTGGGAGCAGTTGCAGGCGGGTCGATCGGTTCGCCTCGACTGCCGCGAGATTCCCTGCGTCGCAACTCGTTTCGCCGCTGTTGCGGAGCTGTGCGCGGCGCACGGGTTCGACATCGTCCGCGACCTGCTGCCCGTGCGACCCGCCCTGCACTACTCGATGGGCGGCGTCAGTGTCGATGCGCACGCTCGCACCTCGGTGCCCGGTCTCTGGGCCGTCGGTGAGGTGTCGCGCACCGGCCTGCACGGAGCCAATCGCCTGGCCTCCAACTCGTTGCTCGAAGCGGTGGTGACCGGCCGCGCGGCGGCCGACTCGATCCGAGGAGCCGACACCCGTTGGACCCCGCAGGTGCTGCCGGTCGACCCTGCCACCGTGGTGCCGCCGTCCGCGGGCGCTGCGGTCGACCTCGGCGAGGTGCGAGCGATCCTCGGCGCCAGCTGTGGGGTGTTGCGCGACGGCGAGTCGCTCGAGGGCGCGGTCGACCGACTCGCCGAGTTGCGGCACGACGATGCGGGCTACGTCGCCTGGCTCGTCGCCCGCTCGGCCCTGTTGCACCCGCACACCGTGGGCGCCCACCGGCGCATCGACGAACAGCTCGAAACCGCTGCGGCACAGGAGGTTCCGGCATGA
- the nadA gene encoding quinolinate synthase NadA: MSTATYEKVRHLIPEVEWAVFEPEIEAIQALKREHDAVILAHNYMTPEVFHGVADIVGDSLALAREAQHVTAGTIVLAGVHFMAETAKLLNPAKRVLLPDLRSGCSLAESITPDDIAELRRQHPGVPVVTYVNTSAAVKAASDICCTSGNAVEIIESLGVDRVIMIPDQYLARNIAARTGVEVITHPGACEVHERFTPADIDDIRSGNPGVTVIAHPECPPNVVAASDFSGSTAQMIDFVGQVSRAGVPDAGGRRKVALITECSMSDNVAGEHPDVDFVRPCNLCPHMKRNTLTAIRRSLELGQHEITLDPTLEAPARRAIERMLAVK; the protein is encoded by the coding sequence ATGTCGACAGCCACCTACGAGAAGGTCCGCCACCTCATCCCCGAGGTCGAGTGGGCGGTCTTCGAGCCGGAGATCGAGGCGATCCAAGCGCTCAAGCGCGAGCACGACGCCGTGATCCTGGCGCACAACTACATGACGCCCGAGGTGTTCCACGGCGTCGCGGACATCGTCGGCGACTCACTCGCCCTCGCCCGGGAGGCCCAGCACGTCACGGCCGGCACGATCGTGCTCGCCGGCGTGCACTTCATGGCCGAGACGGCGAAGCTGCTCAACCCCGCCAAGCGGGTGCTGCTGCCCGACCTGCGCTCGGGCTGCTCGCTCGCCGAGAGCATCACCCCGGACGACATCGCCGAGTTGCGCCGCCAACACCCCGGCGTGCCGGTGGTCACCTACGTCAACACCAGCGCCGCGGTGAAGGCAGCCAGCGACATCTGCTGCACCTCCGGCAACGCCGTCGAGATCATCGAGTCGCTCGGGGTCGACCGGGTCATCATGATCCCCGACCAGTACCTCGCCCGGAACATCGCCGCCCGCACCGGCGTCGAGGTGATCACCCACCCGGGTGCGTGCGAGGTGCACGAGCGCTTCACGCCCGCCGACATCGACGACATCCGCTCGGGCAACCCGGGGGTGACGGTCATCGCCCACCCCGAGTGCCCACCGAATGTCGTTGCCGCATCGGACTTCTCGGGCTCCACCGCCCAGATGATCGACTTCGTCGGCCAGGTGTCCCGGGCGGGCGTGCCCGACGCCGGCGGACGCCGCAAGGTCGCCCTCATCACCGAATGCTCGATGAGCGACAACGTGGCCGGCGAGCACCCCGACGTCGACTTCGTGCGCCCGTGCAACCTGTGCCCGCACATGAAGCGCAACACCCTCACCGCGATCCGTCGCTCGCTCGAACTCGGCCAGCACGAGATCACTCTCGACCCCACCCTCGAAGCACCCGCGCGCCGCGCCATCGAGCGCATGCTCGCGGTCAAGTAG
- a CDS encoding NUDIX hydrolase, with the protein MTSRPAASLHADLVAVVVSVGAASASADQGPMVLAAGDPLHLPAGPLRTDHHSLQNGARAFVAEQTGHTLGFVEQLYTFADLGRDGSAGRAVSISYLGLTRATADAGWRDVYALLPWEDRRSEISIALCRSLVRELSSGSGDATERIEHLFGDGDLPWRPELALQRYELLWEAGLVAESPTASAGVEELTGERMHSDHRRILATGLSRLRSTIQYRPLVFELMPPTFTLGELQAVVEALVGTGLHKQNFRRSVEQQALVEPTDDTSRATGGRPARLYRFRREAIAARGQVGTKVPIPRSR; encoded by the coding sequence ATGACCTCCCGCCCGGCCGCTTCGCTACACGCCGACCTGGTGGCGGTCGTGGTCTCCGTCGGCGCTGCGAGTGCTTCCGCCGACCAGGGGCCGATGGTGCTCGCCGCCGGCGATCCGCTGCACCTGCCGGCGGGGCCGCTGCGCACCGACCACCACTCGCTGCAGAACGGCGCGCGCGCGTTCGTCGCGGAGCAGACCGGCCACACTCTCGGCTTCGTCGAGCAGCTCTACACGTTCGCCGACCTCGGCCGCGACGGCTCCGCCGGACGCGCTGTGTCGATTTCCTACCTCGGCCTCACCCGTGCCACCGCCGATGCGGGATGGCGCGACGTCTATGCCCTCCTGCCGTGGGAGGACCGCCGTTCCGAGATCTCGATCGCGTTGTGCCGCAGCCTTGTTCGCGAGCTCTCCAGCGGGTCGGGCGACGCGACCGAGCGGATCGAACATCTCTTCGGTGATGGCGACCTGCCCTGGCGGCCCGAGTTGGCGCTGCAGCGGTACGAGCTGCTCTGGGAGGCCGGGCTCGTCGCCGAGTCACCTACCGCGTCCGCCGGGGTGGAGGAACTCACCGGCGAGCGGATGCACTCCGACCACCGCCGCATCCTCGCCACCGGCCTGTCCCGGCTGCGCTCGACGATTCAGTACCGCCCGTTGGTGTTCGAGCTGATGCCGCCCACCTTCACCCTGGGCGAACTACAGGCCGTCGTCGAAGCGCTCGTCGGGACGGGACTGCACAAGCAGAACTTCCGGCGTTCGGTCGAGCAGCAGGCGCTGGTCGAACCCACCGACGACACCTCGCGGGCCACTGGCGGACGACCGGCCCGGCTCTACCGCTTCCGCCGCGAGGCCATCGCGGCGCGCGGGCAGGTCGGCACCAAGGTGCCGATCCCCCGCTCGCGCTGA
- a CDS encoding DUF3097 domain-containing protein — protein MTDRYGSDVLSGDWRAPKRGRSQDVPAERDVVVEEVETGFVGAVVRVEKAGGMHVVHLEDRRGKVRAFPLGPGFLIDGRPVNLTPPRPADAAALAAARAATTRTASGSVAVADQRAKVALGSRIFVEGRHDAELVEKVWGHDLRVEGVVVEMLDGVDDLSAVIKDFAPGPGRRIGILVDHLVPGTKEQRIVDAARALPQSRDHVLILGHPYVDVWQSVRPQKLGWTKWPVIPRGTSWKHGILAELGWPHRTQADVAQGWKRILGTVDNYADLQPELLGRVEELIDFVTAPSS, from the coding sequence GTGACTGATCGATACGGCTCCGATGTCCTGTCCGGCGACTGGCGTGCACCCAAGCGTGGGCGCTCGCAGGATGTGCCCGCCGAGCGCGACGTGGTGGTCGAGGAGGTCGAGACCGGGTTCGTCGGCGCCGTCGTGCGGGTCGAGAAGGCAGGCGGAATGCACGTCGTGCACCTCGAGGACCGCCGCGGCAAGGTGCGTGCGTTCCCGCTCGGACCGGGTTTCCTCATCGACGGTCGTCCGGTGAACCTCACTCCCCCTCGTCCGGCGGACGCCGCGGCGCTCGCCGCCGCACGCGCCGCCACCACCCGTACGGCGAGCGGGTCGGTCGCCGTTGCCGACCAGCGCGCCAAGGTCGCCCTCGGGTCGCGGATCTTCGTCGAGGGCCGCCACGACGCCGAACTCGTCGAGAAGGTGTGGGGCCACGACCTGCGGGTCGAGGGCGTGGTGGTCGAAATGTTGGACGGCGTCGACGACCTCTCGGCGGTCATCAAGGACTTCGCGCCGGGCCCCGGCCGGCGCATTGGCATCCTGGTCGACCACCTCGTGCCCGGCACGAAGGAGCAACGGATCGTCGATGCGGCCCGCGCCCTGCCGCAGTCGCGCGACCACGTGCTGATCCTCGGCCACCCGTACGTCGACGTGTGGCAGAGCGTGCGCCCGCAGAAGCTGGGGTGGACCAAGTGGCCGGTGATTCCGCGCGGCACCTCGTGGAAGCACGGCATCCTCGCCGAACTCGGCTGGCCCCACCGCACCCAGGCCGACGTCGCTCAGGGCTGGAAGCGCATCCTCGGCACCGTCGACAACTACGCCGACCTGCAGCCGGAGTTGCTCGGCCGGGTCGAGGAACTCATCGACTTCGTCACTGCGCCGAGCTCGTGA
- the hrcA gene encoding heat-inducible transcriptional repressor HrcA, with protein sequence MSEERRLDVLRAIVQDYVATSEPVGSKALLERHRLGVSAATIRNDMAALEEEGLISAPHTSAGRVPTDAGYRRFVDRLGHMKPLSRSERVAIETFLQQAVDLDDVVDRTVRLLSSLTHQVAVMQYPSIGAATVRHVELVSLTEQRLMVVLIMSTGRVEQRILALAHSDDDLPALRAVVNELAEGKTRAQATDGIAAWVARQTQTDAQTDAQTELVPGAELIADFLAEEREERVAMAGTAHLVRSGLDFPDTIGPVLDALEEHVVLLRLFQQMAPDSGDVVAVRIGGENAVDGLRAASVVSAQYTAGGIGVLGPTRMDYPTTMAAVRAVARYVSEILEQ encoded by the coding sequence ATGAGTGAGGAACGTCGACTCGACGTGTTGCGCGCGATCGTGCAGGACTATGTCGCGACCTCCGAGCCGGTGGGTTCCAAGGCCCTGCTCGAACGGCACCGTCTCGGTGTGAGCGCCGCGACGATCCGCAACGACATGGCAGCGCTGGAGGAGGAGGGGCTCATCAGCGCCCCGCACACCTCCGCCGGACGTGTGCCCACCGACGCGGGTTACCGCAGGTTCGTCGACCGGCTCGGTCACATGAAGCCGCTGTCGCGCTCGGAGCGGGTGGCGATCGAGACCTTCCTGCAGCAGGCCGTTGACCTCGACGATGTCGTCGACCGCACGGTCCGGTTGCTGTCGTCGCTCACCCACCAGGTGGCGGTGATGCAGTACCCGTCGATCGGGGCGGCCACCGTGCGCCACGTCGAACTGGTGTCGCTCACCGAGCAGCGCCTGATGGTGGTGCTGATCATGTCGACCGGTCGGGTCGAGCAACGCATTCTGGCGCTCGCGCACAGTGACGACGATCTGCCCGCGCTGCGGGCCGTGGTCAACGAACTCGCCGAAGGCAAGACCCGGGCCCAGGCCACCGACGGCATCGCCGCATGGGTTGCCCGACAAACGCAGACCGACGCACAGACCGACGCGCAGACCGAGCTCGTGCCCGGCGCCGAACTCATCGCCGACTTCCTCGCCGAAGAACGCGAGGAGCGGGTCGCGATGGCCGGCACCGCACACCTCGTCCGCTCCGGGCTGGATTTCCCCGACACCATCGGACCGGTGCTCGACGCGCTGGAGGAACATGTCGTGCTGTTGCGGTTGTTCCAGCAGATGGCGCCCGACAGCGGCGATGTCGTCGCGGTGCGGATCGGCGGTGAGAACGCCGTCGACGGGCTGCGTGCGGCGTCGGTCGTCAGCGCGCAGTACACCGCGGGCGGCATCGGGGTGCTCGGACCGACCCGGATGGACTACCCGACCACCATGGCCGCCGTTCGTGCGGTCGCCCGCTACGTCTCGGAAATTCTCGAGCAGTAA
- the dnaJ gene encoding molecular chaperone DnaJ, translating to MNDYYADLGVSRDAPAEEIKRAYRRQARKLHPDVNPGPEAEAEFKKISQAYEVLSDPNKRQQYDMGSDPFGGGQTGFGGNFSFTDIMDAFFGAGAGAQAGPRSRVQHGQDALVPLQIDLSTAVFGGAEELVFDTAVLCETCHGDGARPGTGRRTCDICHGSGQVQQVQRSFLGQVMTTRACGACNGYGEIIESPCVDCAGEGRRRDRRTLKIKVPAGVDTGTRIQLTGEGEVGPGGGPNGDLYVEVRVRKHQTFQRRGDDLHCSVELPMTAAALGANLPLETLDGVRDVEIKAGTQAGDVVTLKGLGVTHLRSSQRGDLLVHANVRTPSNLTDEQRDLLRQLATARGEERPEGNFQRADKGLFGKLRDAFK from the coding sequence GTGAACGACTACTACGCCGACCTCGGCGTGTCCAGGGATGCCCCCGCCGAGGAGATCAAGCGGGCCTACCGACGGCAGGCTCGCAAGCTGCACCCCGACGTCAACCCCGGCCCGGAGGCCGAGGCCGAGTTCAAGAAGATCTCGCAGGCCTACGAGGTGCTGTCCGATCCGAACAAGCGTCAGCAGTACGACATGGGCTCCGACCCGTTCGGCGGCGGTCAGACCGGCTTCGGCGGCAACTTCAGCTTCACCGACATCATGGACGCCTTCTTCGGCGCCGGTGCTGGAGCGCAGGCCGGCCCGCGGTCGCGCGTGCAGCACGGTCAGGACGCGCTCGTGCCCCTGCAGATCGACCTGTCGACGGCCGTGTTCGGCGGGGCCGAGGAGCTCGTCTTCGACACCGCCGTGCTGTGCGAGACCTGCCACGGCGACGGCGCCCGACCGGGCACCGGACGGCGTACCTGCGACATCTGTCACGGCTCGGGCCAGGTGCAGCAGGTGCAGCGCTCGTTCCTCGGCCAGGTGATGACCACCCGCGCCTGCGGCGCCTGCAACGGCTACGGCGAGATCATCGAGTCGCCGTGCGTCGACTGCGCCGGCGAGGGACGCCGCCGTGACCGCCGCACGCTGAAGATCAAGGTGCCGGCCGGCGTCGACACCGGCACCCGCATCCAGCTGACCGGCGAGGGCGAGGTGGGCCCCGGTGGTGGCCCCAACGGCGACCTGTACGTGGAGGTGCGGGTGCGTAAGCACCAGACCTTCCAGCGGCGCGGCGACGACCTGCACTGCTCGGTCGAACTGCCGATGACCGCAGCCGCGCTGGGTGCGAACCTGCCCCTGGAGACGCTCGACGGTGTGCGGGACGTCGAGATCAAGGCGGGCACTCAGGCCGGTGACGTCGTCACGCTCAAGGGGCTCGGCGTCACCCACCTGCGCTCCTCGCAGCGCGGCGACCTGTTGGTGCACGCCAACGTGCGGACGCCGAGCAACCTCACCGACGAACAGCGCGACCTGCTGCGGCAGCTGGCGACCGCTCGCGGCGAGGAGCGACCGGAAGGCAACTTCCAGCGCGCCGACAAGGGACTGTTCGGCAAGCTGCGCGACGCTTTCAAGTGA
- a CDS encoding 16S rRNA (uracil(1498)-N(3))-methyltransferase, which yields MTAALFLLDAGRLTGATPGQTIVVDGAEGRHAATVKRIEPGEPVLLADGSGVVAECETVAAAADRLEVRIVAVRHEHPGRPRVTLVQALAKGDRDDQAIEAATELGVDRIVPWQAERSIVQWRGERGAKARRKWEQVVRAAAKQSRRATVPVVAELLDRKRLASLADADANANANVALLVLHEDADEALAGLDLSAAGEVVLVVGPEGGISPAELDALRDVGARVVRLGRHVLRASSAGPAAISVVMAATRWTQQPAADD from the coding sequence GTGACCGCAGCGCTCTTCCTGCTCGACGCCGGACGTCTGACCGGGGCAACCCCTGGTCAGACGATCGTCGTCGACGGCGCCGAAGGCCGGCACGCCGCGACCGTGAAACGGATCGAGCCGGGCGAACCGGTGCTGCTGGCCGACGGCAGCGGCGTCGTCGCCGAGTGCGAGACGGTCGCGGCGGCCGCCGACCGGTTGGAGGTGCGCATCGTCGCGGTGCGTCATGAGCACCCCGGTCGGCCCCGGGTCACGCTGGTGCAGGCGTTGGCGAAGGGCGACCGCGACGACCAGGCGATCGAGGCCGCCACCGAGCTCGGGGTCGACCGGATCGTGCCGTGGCAGGCCGAGCGCAGCATCGTGCAGTGGCGCGGCGAGCGCGGGGCGAAGGCACGGCGCAAGTGGGAACAAGTGGTGCGCGCGGCGGCCAAACAGTCGCGCCGGGCGACCGTGCCGGTCGTCGCCGAACTGCTCGACCGCAAGCGGCTCGCCAGCCTCGCAGACGCAGACGCAAACGCAAACGCAAACGTTGCGTTGCTCGTGCTCCACGAGGACGCCGACGAGGCGCTCGCCGGGCTCGACCTGAGCGCCGCCGGCGAGGTCGTGCTGGTCGTCGGCCCGGAGGGCGGCATCAGCCCCGCCGAACTCGACGCCCTGCGCGACGTGGGCGCCCGGGTGGTGCGCCTCGGGCGGCACGTGCTGCGTGCCTCCAGCGCCGGCCCGGCCGCGATCTCGGTGGTGATGGCCGCCACCCGATGGACGCAACAGCCCGCGGCCGACGACTGA
- a CDS encoding PhoH family protein: MTDSSGNPQHTVQTSHTVQIPPDVPMVALLGPRDELLTTIERAFPKLVIAVRGNDVHLQGDPGDMALVEDLLDELITIADAGHPLNRDAVERSIGMLRQKTRERPADVLTMNIVSSRGRTVRPKTLGQKQYVDAIDENTIVFGIGPAGTGKTYLAMAKAVAALQAKQVDRIILTRPAVEAGERLGFLPGSLNEKIDPYLRPLYDALHDMVDPESIPRLMASGTVEVAPLAYMRGRTLNGAFIILDEAQNTSAEQMKMFLTRLGFGSKMVVTGDVTQVDLPGGTTSGLRIVQDILGDIDDVHFAHLSAQDVVRHRLVSDIVQAYDHFDARRRTRPVRDSRQGTDS; this comes from the coding sequence ATGACAGACAGCTCAGGCAACCCGCAGCACACCGTCCAGACCTCTCACACCGTGCAGATTCCGCCGGACGTGCCGATGGTCGCTCTGCTCGGACCGCGCGACGAACTGCTCACCACGATCGAGCGTGCCTTTCCGAAGTTGGTCATCGCGGTTCGCGGCAATGACGTTCACCTGCAAGGCGACCCGGGCGACATGGCGCTCGTCGAAGACCTGCTCGACGAACTGATCACGATCGCCGACGCCGGCCACCCGCTCAACCGCGACGCGGTCGAGCGGTCGATCGGAATGCTGCGCCAGAAGACCCGCGAACGCCCCGCCGACGTGCTCACGATGAACATCGTCAGCAGCCGAGGGCGCACCGTCCGGCCGAAGACGCTGGGGCAGAAGCAGTACGTCGACGCGATCGACGAGAACACCATCGTGTTCGGCATCGGCCCGGCCGGCACCGGCAAGACCTACCTGGCGATGGCGAAGGCCGTCGCCGCGCTGCAGGCCAAGCAGGTCGACCGCATCATCCTCACCCGTCCGGCGGTCGAGGCCGGTGAGCGGCTGGGCTTCCTGCCCGGGTCGCTGAACGAGAAGATCGACCCCTACCTGCGGCCGCTCTACGACGCGTTGCACGACATGGTCGACCCGGAGTCGATCCCGCGGCTGATGGCGTCGGGCACCGTCGAGGTGGCCCCGTTGGCCTACATGCGTGGCCGCACCCTCAACGGCGCATTCATCATCCTCGACGAGGCGCAGAACACCTCGGCCGAGCAGATGAAGATGTTCCTCACCCGGCTCGGGTTCGGCTCGAAGATGGTCGTCACCGGCGACGTCACCCAGGTCGACCTGCCCGGCGGCACCACCTCGGGTCTGCGCATCGTGCAGGACATCCTCGGCGACATCGACGACGTGCACTTCGCCCACCTGAGTGCCCAGGACGTCGTCCGGCACCGGCTGGTCAGCGACATCGTCCAGGCGTACGACCACTTCGACGCACGGCGGCGCACGCGTCCGGTGCGCGACTCGCGACAGGGCACCGACTCGTGA
- the ybeY gene encoding rRNA maturation RNase YbeY, with the protein MSIDLANETDVEVDLEELHDCAAWVMQDMRVHPEADLTIAVIDEAAMEVLHVKWMDLPGPTDVMSFPMDELRPGREGVDPEEGILGDIVLCPTVAAKQAAEAGHTPAEELLLLTVHGILHLLGFDHAEPEERKEMFGLQRTLLLTFLARRPATVRITPPTGE; encoded by the coding sequence GTGAGCATCGACCTCGCCAACGAGACCGACGTCGAGGTCGACCTCGAGGAATTGCACGACTGCGCCGCCTGGGTGATGCAGGATATGCGCGTGCACCCGGAGGCCGACCTCACGATCGCCGTCATCGACGAGGCCGCGATGGAGGTGTTGCACGTCAAGTGGATGGACCTGCCGGGCCCGACCGACGTCATGAGCTTCCCGATGGACGAGTTGCGCCCCGGACGCGAGGGGGTCGACCCGGAGGAAGGCATCCTCGGCGACATCGTGTTGTGCCCGACCGTCGCGGCGAAGCAGGCCGCCGAAGCCGGGCACACGCCCGCGGAGGAGCTGTTGCTGCTCACCGTGCACGGCATCCTGCACCTGCTCGGGTTCGACCACGCCGAACCGGAAGAGCGCAAGGAGATGTTCGGCCTGCAGCGCACGCTCCTGCTCACCTTCCTGGCCCGCCGTCCGGCCACCGTGCGGATCACGCCGCCCACCGGAGAGTGA